The Mercurialis annua linkage group LG2, ddMerAnnu1.2, whole genome shotgun sequence genome contains a region encoding:
- the LOC126667002 gene encoding uncharacterized protein LOC126667002, with translation MAYMISYMSCFIATVLLLQPMTATSDFLAPLLSPLFDDVCKKVECGRGTCKASQNVSFFYECECDSGWKQTRSDHDDALKFLPCIIPNCTMDFSCSAAPSPVQDKSSKSNGSVFDPCFWTDCGGGSCNKTSPFTYACECAVGYNNLLNVSAFPCFKECSIGMDCANLGISLSNGSGSSPPVLTESSSQGNSCVQVNFYSWTIFILFLVVILLK, from the exons ATGGCTTATATGATCAGTTACATGTCATGTTTTATAGCAacagttcttcttcttcaacctATGACTGCAACATCTGACTTTTTAGCTCCACTTTTGTCCCCTCTCTTTG ATGATGTATGCAAAAAAGTGGAGTGTGGAAGAGGAACATGTAAGGCATCTCAAAATGTTAGTTTCTTTTATGAATGTGAATGTGATTCTGGTTGGAAGCAGACTCGGTCTGATCATGATGATGCTCTCAAATTTCTTCCTTGCATAATACCTAACT GTACGATGGATTTCTCGTGCTCGGCAGCACCTTCACCGGTTCAAGATAAATCAAGCAAATCTAATGGATCAGTTTTTGACC CCTGCTTTTGGACAGACTGTGGAGGCGGTTCTTGCAACAAGACATCCCCATTCACTTACGCTTGCGAATGTGCAGTCGGATACAATAACCTTCTCAATGTCTCTGCATTTCCATGCTTCAAAGAAT GTTCAATCGGAATGGACTGTGCAAATCTTGGGATTTCATTGTCGAATGGATCAGGTTCTTCACCACCTGTGCTGACCGAGAGTAGTAGTCAAG GTAATTCATGCGTACAAGTGAATTTCTACTCTTGGACGATTTTCATCTTATTTTTGGTTGTGATTTTGTTGAAATGA
- the LOC126666673 gene encoding phenolic glucoside malonyltransferase 1-like produces the protein MASVKILEACQVPPSFDSPDSAKEFSLPLTFFDLFWLRFPPVERLYFYQLTNSTPDFFNSVILPKLKHSLSLTLLHFLPLAGRLTWPPNYPKPIILYTPIDGLPLTVAESDADFDRLSSNEMIDATESHPYVPELPISETISAIIALQITLFPKKGFTIGYCINHAVLDGKSITMFMKAWSYICKNGNPNLSPELAPIYDRSIIRDDPSELGTLFLTQWEILTESESAKNPRSLQVLPYVGVARNKVRSTFELTRENINKLKKTVSSSSYSFSTFVITCAYISVCMVKARGELEDKNRRVWFAFSVDCRSRLEPPVPANYFGNCIAPRDFITKAEDFTAENGVCEIAERVSGMIKGLENGVLDGMDETLMTMKSVEAVQMISVAGSTTFQVYGCDFGWGKPKKVDITSIDRTGAVAINESRDGNGGVEIGLALPINEMEAFSLLFVDGLKHL, from the coding sequence ATGGCATCAGTAAAAATTCTCGAGGCTTGTCAAGTTCCACCGAGTTTCGATTCGCCTGACTCAGCTAAAGAATTCTCTCTACCACTCACTTTTTTCGACTTGTTTTGGTTAAGATTCCCGCCAGTTGAGCGCCTTTACTTCTACCAACTCACTAACTCGACCCCTGATTTCTTCAACTCGGTGATTTTGCCCAAACTCAAACACTCTCTTTCTCTCACTCTCCTCCACTTCCTCCCCCTCGCCGGCCGCCTCACTTGGCCGCCAAACTATCCTAAACCTATCATTCTCTACACCCCAATCGATGGTCTTCCACTCACCGTCGCCGAATCCGACGCAGACTTCGACCGTCTGTCGAGTAATGAAATGATTGATGCCACTGAGTCACATCCTTACGTCCCCGAGTTGCCTATATCTGAAACTATATCAGCCATAATTGCTCTGCAGATCACTTTATTTCCTAAAAAAGGGTTCACCATCGGCTACTGTATCAACCACGCAGTTCTTGACGGTAAAAGTATAACCATGTTCATGAAAGCCTGGtcttatatatgcaaaaatggAAACCCTAATTTATCACCCGAGTTAGCACCGATTTACGATCGAAGCATAATCAGAGACGACCCATCAGAGCTTGGAACATTATTCCTAACTCAATGGGAAATTCTAACTGAGTCAGAATCAGCAAAAAACCCTCGAAGCTTACAGGTTTTACCTTACGTAGGAGTTGCACGGAACAAAGTCCGGTCCACATTCGAGTTAACTCgtgaaaacataaataaactcAAGAAAACGGTGTCGTCTAGTTCATATTCTTTTTCAACTTTTGTTATTACGTGTGCTTACATATCAGTTTGCATGGTAAAAGCAAGAGGCGAACTAGAAGATAAAAACAGAAGGGTCTGGTTCGCATTTTCAGTGGATTGCCGGAGCCGCTTAGAACCTCCGGTTCCGGCGAATTACTTCGGCAACTGTATAGCTCCACGTGATTTCATAACAAAAGCGGAGGATTTTACGGCAGAAAACGGAGTCTGTGAGATAGCGGAGCGGGTAAGTGGTATGATTAAAGGGCTAGAGAACGGTGTTCTTGACGGAATGGATGAGACTTTAATGACGATGAAGAGTGTAGAGGCGGTGCAGATGATTTCGGTGGCTGGGTCGACGACGTTTCAGGTTTATGGGTGTGATTTTGGGTGGGGGAAGCCGAAGAAAGTGGATATAACTTCCATTGATCGGACCGGAGCTGTTGCAATTAATGAGAGTAGAGATGGTAATGGCGGAGTTGAAATTGGATTAGCGTTGCCCATTAATGAAATGGAAGCTTTTTCTTTACTGTTTGTTGATGGCCTTAAACATCTTTAA
- the LOC126666702 gene encoding protein IQ-DOMAIN 19, producing MGKTGKWIRSFLTGKKLEKEKEKEKFTNNNSQEKPVTPISQTPKEKRRWSFRRSSASATAPKSDVTNSAEQIVVQKPVVTVDLENEEKEQEMAMEIEETAAIKIQSVFRSYLARKALCALKGLVKLQALVRGHLVRKQATTTLRCMQALVSVQARARAQRIRMVEDGNPRKSIQDYRSRHSIYDIDREMEENIKIVEMDLGFNNAKSRNSYSNNPQSQHRISTNSRAFPKPDSSRVSPAPSALTEMSPRACSGHFEDYSFSTAQSSPQCYSAASKLEQFSFPRPDYAESLSYDYPLYPSYMANTESSRAKARSQSAPKQRPDTFERQPSRRRISVEGRNVPRAVMKMQRSSSHVGATAQNYQYPWSIKLDRSTVSLIDSECGSTSTVLTNTTYCKTLAGFDVHGNRY from the exons ATGGGAAAAACTGGAAAATGGATTCGGAGTTTCTTGACAGGCAAGAAATtggaaaaggaaaaagaaaaagaaaagtttacaaataataaTTCTCAAGAAAAACCAGTAACTCCAATTTCACAAACACCGAAAGAAAAACGGAGATGGAGTTTTCGTAGATCGTCGGCTTCTGCAACAGCCCCGAAATCAGACGTGACGAATTCTGCTGAACAAATTGTTGTGCAGAAACCTGTAGTTACAGTAGATTTGGAAAATGAAGAGAAGGAACAAGAAATGGCTATGGAAATTGAAGAAACGGCTGCAATCAAGATTCAGTCTGTTTTTCGTTCATATTTG GCAAGAAAAGCGTTATGTGCATTGAAAGGATTGGTGAAGTTGCAGGCTTTGGTAAGAGGTCATCTAGTGAGAAAACAAGCCACTACAACACTTCGGTGTATGCAGGCATTAGTGTCGGTACAAGCCCGAGCTCGTGCGCAGAGAATCCGAATGGTTGAAGATGGAAATCCAAGAAAATCAATACAAGATTATAGATCAAGGCACTCAATTTAT GATATTGATAGAGAAATGGAGGAGAATATCAAAATTGTGGAAATGGATCTCGGATTTAATAACGCGAAGAGCAGAAATAGCTATTCAAACAATCCACAATCACAACATAGAATTTCAACGAATTCTCGGGCATTTCCTAAACCCGACAGCAGCCGAGTTTCTCCAGCTCCATCCGCTCTAACCGAGATGAGTCCGCGAGCCTGTAGCGGCCATTTTGAAGACTACTCATTCAGCACAGCACAGAGTAGTCCACAATGCTACTCTGCAGCATCAAAACTCGAACAATTTTCTTTTCCGAGGCCAGATTATGCAGAATCACTATCCTACGATTACCCTTTATACCCGAGTTACATGGCGAATACTGAATCGTCAAGAGCTAAGGCCCGATCTCAGAGTGCACCCAAACAAAGGCCCGACACATTCGAGAGGCAACCGAGTCGAAGGAGGATATCTGTAGAAGGAAGGAACGTGCCGAGAGCCGTCATGAAAATGCAGAGATCATCTTCACATGTTGGAGCCACAGCTCAGAATTATCAATATCCATGGTCAATTAAACTTGACAGATCCACAGTTTCGCTCATAGACAGTGAGTGTGGATCCACTAGTACAGTTCTTACAAACACCACTTATTGCAAAACCCTTGCCGGTTTTGAT GTTCATGGAAATAGGTACTAG
- the LOC126667220 gene encoding major strawberry allergen Fra a 1.05-like, translated as MGVVSYEMVVSSSIPAAKLYKALILEGDTLIPKILPQAVKSVQILEGDGGPGTIKLVTFGEGSQFKNAKHKVDAMDKDKLIFNHSVIEGDMLANVIEKISYETKFEQSSDGGCICKESSKYYTIGNFELTQDQLKAGKEKALGIFKAIEAYLLVNCFKNYKF; from the exons atgggTGTTGTTTCGTATGAAATGGTGGTGAGCTCGTCCATTCCGGCAGCCAAACTCTACAAGGCCTTGATTCTTGAGGGTGATACTCTCATTCCTAAGATCTTGCCGCAGGCTGTTAAGAGTGTTCAAATTCTTGAAGGAGATGGCGGACCTGGAACCATCAAACTGGTTACCTTTGGTGAAG GTAGCCAATTCAAGAATGCTAAGCACAAGGTTGACGCGATGGACAAAGATAAGTTGATATTCAATCATAGTGTAATCGAAGGTGACATGTTAGCCAATGTGATTGAAAAGATTAGTTATGAGACCAAGTTTGAGCAATCTTCGGATGGAGGGTGCATTTGTAAAGAAAGTAGCAAATACTATACGATTGGTAATTTTGAGCTTACCCAAGATCAACTTAAGGCCGGCAAAGAAAAGGCTTTAGGGATTTTCAAGGCTATTGAAGCCTATCTCTtggttaattgttttaaaaattataaattttag
- the LOC130014700 gene encoding major allergen Pru ar 1-like: MAVTFEKETTTSIPQDKVFKVFVLESDSIIPKIIPNMKVEFVQGNGEPGTIKKTTFGEGGDAKYIKTKVEATDKDNFTHSYSIFEGEPWMAELEKTTFEIKVEASTDGGSIIKSTSKYFPKPGCVIDEEKVKAGSEKAFGMFKAIEAYVLANPDV; the protein is encoded by the exons ATGGCAGTGACTTTTGAGAAAGAAACTACAACTTCAATCCCACAAGACAAAGTTTTCAAGGTCTTTGTTCTTGAATCTGACTCCATTATCCCCAAAATTATTCCTAACATGAAGGTCGAGTTCGTACAAGGAAATGGAGAGCCCGGAACTATCAAGAAAACTACTTTTGGTGAAG GCGGTGATGCAAAGTACATAAAGACCAAAGTGGAAGCAACGGACAAAGACAATTTCACACACAGCTACAGTATTTTCGAAGGCGAGCCATGGATGGCGGAACTCGAAAAGACAACTTTCGAGATTAAAGTAGAAGCTTCGACCGATGGAGGATCAATTATCAAGAGTACCAGCAAGTACTTCCCGAAGCCAGGTTGTGTGATCGACGAAGAAAAGGTTAAGGCTGGTTCCGAGAAAGCGTTTGGCATGTTTAAGGCTATCGAAGCTTATGTCTTGGCCAATCCCGATGTTTAA
- the LOC126670461 gene encoding major allergen Pru ar 1-like, whose product MAVTFEKETTTSIPQDKVFKVFVLESDSIIPKIIPNMKVEFVQGNGEPGTIKKTTFGEGGDAKYIKTKVEATDKDNFTHSYSIFEGEPWMPELEKTTFEIKVEASADGGSVIKSTSKYIPKPGCVISEEKVKAGSEKAFGMFKAIEAYVLANPDV is encoded by the exons ATGGCAGTGACTTTTGAGAAAGAAACTACAACTTCAATCCCACAAGACAAAGTTTTCAAGGTCTTTGTTCTTGAATCCGACTCCATTATCCCCAAAATTATTCCTAACATGAAGGTCGAGTTCGTACAAGGAAATGGAGAGCCCGGAACCATCAAGAAAACAACCTTCGGTGAAG GCGGTGATGCAAAGTACATAAAGACCAAAGTGGAAGCAACAGACAAAGACAATTTCACACACAGCTACAGTATTTTCGAAGGCGAGCCATGGATGCCCGAACTCGAAAAGACAACCTTTGAAATCAAAGTAGAAGCTTCTGCTGATGGAGGATCTGTTATCAAGAGCACCAGCAAGTACATTCCAAAGCCGGGCTGTGTGATCAGTGAAGAAAAAGTGAAGGCTGGTTCAGAAAAAGCTTTCGGCATGTTTAAGGCTATCGAAGCTTATGTCTTGGCTAATCCTGATGTTTAA
- the LOC126670597 gene encoding major allergen Pru ar 1-like: MGVFTLEKEITTAVPQDKMFKVFVLESHTLIPKIVPSISIEILEGTGGPGTIKKTSFSQGDIKYIKTKVDSTDKENFTHSYSIIGGEPWMPELEKVSYEVKVLASPDGGSICKSTSTYYPKEGCEIDEEKIKAGADKAQGLFKIVEAYLLANPDA; this comes from the exons ATGGGTGTTTTTACTCTAGAAAAGGAAATTACAACCGCAGTTCCTCAAGACAAGATGTTCAAGGTCTTTGTTCTTGAATCCCATACCCTTATTCCCAAGATCGTGCCTAGTATCTCCATTGAGATTCTTGAAGGAACTGGAGGCCCCGGAACCATCAAAAAGACTAGCTTTTCTCAAG GTGACATAAAGTACATTAAGACCAAAGTGGACTCCACAGACAAAGAAAACTTCACACACAGCTACAGCATTATCGGAGGAGAGCCATGGATGCCGGAACTTGAAAAGGTTTCTTATGAAGTGAAAGTATTGGCTTCTCCTGACGGAGGATCCATTTGCAAGAGCACCAGCACTTACTACCCAAAGGAAGGCTGTGAGATCGACGAGGAAAAAATCAAGGCTGGTGCCGACAAGGCTCAGGGTCTGTTTAAGATTGTCGAAGCTTATCTCTTGGCAAACCCTGATGCTTGA